DNA from Natranaerobius trueperi:
AAGCACGCCGCCAGCGTTCGTCCTGAGCCAGGATCAAACCCTCCTAATTAAATTTAATTAGAAAAGCCGATCTGGCTTATTTATTCAAAACTTAACGCTTGCATCCTGTTCAGTTTTCAAAGAACAATTTAACTGCTCTCTAGCAGGAATTATATAATACCATATCCATTTTGAGAAGTCAAACTTTATTAATAATTTTAATCTTTCGTCGCTTCGTGCGACATTAATTATATTACCACAGATCAAAAAGTGAAGTCAAGAGGGAGGACAAATTAAATATAATACATTTATTACTAAGCGAATAGTATTAAAAAACAATATTCAACTTTAGGAGTGACCTTTAATTGGATAACAGTTTTACTTTTCTCATACTAGCCTATAATGAAGAGAATAGAATTCAAGAAGTTTTAAATGTTATTGTAAATATCCTTATGCCAATATAATAACTTAACATATAACCAAACATTATTATTCAACCTAGGGAAAGGAGCTGCATTACATACGGAATCGATTTTGTTAAAGAATCCCCCTTTTTAGTTTTTTTAGATGCTAATTTGATCAATTTGGCAAAACGACATATTGAAAATTTATTATTCCCACTAAGAAATAATAATATAGATAGGAAAATTGGAATGTTATCATATGGAGGAAACACAAAATTTTTGCGGAATTTTAAACGGTCAACGAGCACTTACACAAAATTATATTGAACAACTACCACCACTTCACAACTTGCGGTTTGGAGTTGGAATTTTTTTGAGTAGGTTCGCAGATTATACAAAAGTTGGAGTAGCTCACCCTATTCTAAAGGGCCTGACTCATTGGACCATAGAAGAAAAGTTTGGTTATATAATGGTTTTAAGTTTAGACTACAAATGTACAAAGAAGTTTACACACTTTATTAACTTGGAAGCGATATATCTAACATTATTAAGTTATATCATTATGTTCTCATCTTGTTGTTGAGCCTTTTTTCTAATTTGGTCGAAATAATCAAAATCCTTAATAACGATATCTACAATATATTGATCTAGCTTTTTGGTTTCACTCATTTCTTTTAGTATTTTTATAACTTTGTCTTTAGACATACCTGTTCGATATGGACGTTCTTCCGTAATAGCAGTAAACACATCTGCAACTGCCATGATCTTACTCCCTAATGGTAAATTTCTTTCACAATAGTGAAACGGGTATCCTTTGCCATCTAAACGTTCATGATGTAAAGAAGCCCAAGTATTTATAACGGATAATTCTGGAACACGTTCTAATGATCGAAATGTGTAATATGTGTGGTTTTTCATTAAATCAAACTCATCTTCATCTAGCTTACCGGGTTTATCTAACACTTTATTAGGTATAGCTAATTTCCCTAAATCATGTAAATATCCGGCAATCTCCATCATTTTGCATTCAAAATCTGAAAAGCCTACTCTTGATGCTATGTTTTTTGCAGTAATAGCTACACCATCTGAATGAGTAGCTGTAAAAGAACTGCTCAGATCGATGATACGGCGAAATGATTTTGAAACTTCCATCAATTCATCTATTCCTAGCTCATAATTGTAGTTATCACTATTTTTTAGTAATAACCTTTCCCCTAAAGCAGGATGAGTTATATCCAACCAAAAATATTCTTTTATTGCTAAAGACTCAAGGGCATCTACTAGTTTAGGATCGAAAAGTCCTCCCTTTTCTTTATTAATTAAACTTATAATCTTATCTTTTTGGGTTAAGACATTACTATCATCTTCTATTAAAACACTTAACCTGTCAGCTAAATGAAGAATTTGACTTTCAATTAAGATATCATTGTTACTATATTGGTTTTGTTGGTTCCAAGGTACATGATGATATCTAATCATTTTCGCAATATCTTTAAAGTACGGTAAGTCTTTTAATAATTGAAAACCAACTTCAGCATGACGGTGGGGTTTTTCTAATTCAAAACGTAAATTATCTATTCTTTCCTTGTCTGATAAAGCACCACTGTCATGAAGAAGTCCTGCTAAAACTAGCTCTTCGAGTCTGTTATCATCTAAACCATATTCTTTTCCTATATTTAAAGAGATATAGGACACTTTTTTATGATGATCAACAACATTAGGACTAACTAAATCCATTGCGTCAGTTAAACTCATACTTATATCAAATAACGATATCGTGAATTCACCTATCATATTTATCCCTCTTCTCCCTTGTGTCTTTCTACTTCTAGTTGACTACAGATTAATTTCCTAATTAACAAAACTAACAAACCTGTAAATGCTAGGGGAGTGATTAATTCACTTATGCGTATATTTAATGTTAAAATCCCCTCAATATCAACAAACAAATGATGTGGTAAAAATCTCACTTCTAAACTTTCAAAAACAGGAGCCCAAATAGCTAGTACATAAAATGTAATATGTATCGTTATACCCACCAGGATAGCGATAATACTACGATATTTAATTAAAACATGAATCAACAAAGTTAAAGAGAGTATAAACATAATATATATTAAAAGATTTATATACATAAGTAAAAGACCGAAAATTGATAGCATTTCTAATATAACAATAGCTGCGATCCAAAAACTCAAAAGGCATGTCCCAATAGTTATGTCAGTCATAACCCACCAAAAAGACAGTTCATTTAAAAAGTATAACTTCTTAGAAAGGGAGGTGAGCCTTTTGTTGAAAAAAATCACGAATAAAGTTGGTGTTAAAAATATAAGAAAAAGTGCATAATTATTAAAAAAACAATTGATGATAATTCTTGTAGGTTCTGTTTAAATAACAGAAAAATACCTACTATGAGATTAAAAATTAATATTAATTGAATATAAAATCTACTCCAAAAATATTTTAATTCATTTATAATATATTCTAATTGTTCGTCCATAATCATTTCTCCTTTTGTCAAAACCTTCCTGATCTAAATATTGAAAATAACAACCACAAAAACATAAACATTGCAATTATAAAACCAACCTCTACAGCAGGAACTTGCCAAATTACTGATGCTCGATCACTTACAGAAGATCCTATTATTAGACCAGACATAATAATACTAAATGCTAATAATACAATACTAAATGCCAGCCGGTTTCCAATCCTGTCAAGTTTTTTTAGCAATGTATCAAATTGTGGCACTTTAATTTCAAGAGTACCTTTTCCCTTTTTTAAAACACTCATTAATTCTCTTATTTCTCCGGGAAGTTCAAACATCATCTCCCCATAATCTTTAATATTATTAGTCAAAGAATCCCATATGTTTTCGGGGCTGAACTTGTCTTTAACCATTTTATGACCGAAAGGTTCAGCTATTTCAACTATACTTATATCTGAGTCTAATTCTTTAACTACTCCTTCTAAAGTGAGAAAAGTCTTACCTAAAAGAGTCAAGTCTGATGGGATTTGTATTTTATGTCTAAAAGCTAGATCAAAAAAATCTTCTATAGCTTCTCCTAAACTCATCTGCTTTAATGGTAAATGATAATACTTATCTCTTACAATCATTACATCTCGCTTTAACCTATTAATATTTACATCATCTGGAAGAAATCCTATTTTCATGATATTCTTTACTATTCCATCAACATCCTGCCTGATTACAGATATCATTAGTGAAGCAAAGCGATTTTTCATTTCAGGGGTGAGTTGTCCAACTATCCCAAAATCAGTGAACGCTATACTTCCATTATTTTTAATTATAAAGTTTCCGGGGTGAGGATCTCCATGAAAGAACCCCTCCATAAAGACTTGTTCAAGAAAAGATTCAGTTAGCTTTTTTGCTACCGTCTTTTTATCATGATTAGTTGATTCTTTCATAACATTTTTTAACTTGGTTCCGTTTACTAGTTCCATTGTAATAACTCTTTTAGTTGTATAGTCCCAGTAAATTTCAGGTATGTAAATATCTTTATTATCTTTAAAAATGTTTTTAAACTTCACTGTATTTCTAGCTTCTAATGTGTAATTTAACTCCTTTCTTATTGATGTACTAAATTCTTGTACAATTTCTTTCAGATTATATTGAGATACGAATTGAAACCTAAGTTCTGCAAGACTAACTAAATCTGATAATATTTCTAAATCTGTTTCTACAATTGAAGTGATCCCTGGCCTTTGTATTTTAACTACAGCTTCATGACCCGATTTAAGCTGCGCCGTATGGACTTGACCAATCGACGCAGCTGCTAAAGGTTTATAGTTAACATTTTTGAAGATATTATCTATAGAAGTCTCGAATTCTTGTTCAATGATTTCCTTAACATAGTCATAGGTAAAAGCATCTACATGGTCTTGTAACTTATCTAATTCTCTGATTATATGTTCTGGAAAAATATCCGGTCTTGTACTTAATAGTTGACCAAGTTTGATGAAAGTCGGACCTAATTCTTCAAATGCATAGCGAAGTCTTACTCCAACTGGTTTAGGTTCTTGTGGTTTGTTATCTTTTAACAATCGACCCGGTAATGATAACATATGGTGTAGGCCTAATTCTTCTATCAAGAATCCAAACCCATGTTTTGTAAAAGTAGCTACAATTTCCCGGTAGCGGTTTAATTGCCTAATTCTCCGTTTAAACATACAGACCACCTTACCTCACTTAAATTATTCTTCACTATCATCTTTATTTCTTTGGTATTCGATCTTATCTACCTTTTTTTCTAGTAGACTTAATCTACTTTTAATTTCTTCTACTTCATCTCTTGAGGCAGTATCTAACTCTCTTAAATTTTGTTGTACTTGCTCCTTAATCATATGCATTAATCGTTCTCTTTCGTCCTCACCACGTTCTAACATTTGATCAATAACCCTTTTGGATTCTTCGGGAGCTACTTCTCCCTTTTTTACCAAATCATCAACCATTGTTTCAATTTGTTCTTTACTCGTTATCGCCAACCCTAGGCCAAAGGCAAAACTTTTCTTAACTAAATTTTTCATCTATAGCTAACCTCCTTTAGAAAATTTTTCATTAATATTTTGATTTCCTGTTAGTATTTATATTATACTATTTATTGGAGATAACAAAAAGGATTTTGCAGATTATTGTCAAATTGTAATAATGACAATAATTAAGAATTTAAGAATGGGAGTGATTTTTTGAAAACCACGATGAAAGCTTTAGTTAAAGCTAATAGAGGTGAAGGTGCCGAACTCAGAGAAGTTCCTATCCCATCACCAAAAGAAGACGAAGTTCTTGTTAAAGTTACTGCTACAGCAATCTGTGGTACAGACATTCATATCTATAAATGGGACAATTGGTCTGATGGCAGAATCAAACCACCACTTACATTTGGTCATGAATTCTGTGGCGAAATAGTTGAAACTGGTAGTAAAGTTACTGATTTAGAGGTTGGTACTAGAGTTACAGCAGAAGGTCATTTTGTTTGCGGAAGTTGTTATTTTTGTAAGACTGGTCAAGCTCATATCTGCGAAGATGTTGAAATCATTGGTGTAGACACGGAAGGTTGTTTTGCAGAATATTTAGTTGTTCCAAGAGAAAATGTGTGGGTTTTAGACCCTAAAATTCCTGAAGATGTTGCTGCAATTCATGATCCATTAGGTAACGCAGTGCATGCAACTCTTATTGATGAAATAGTAGGTAATGATGTCTTAATTACTGGATGTGGTCCTATCGGCCTAGCATCAATTGCAGTTGCAAAAAAAGCAGGAGCTTCTCAAGTAATAGTCACTGATATTAACAGTTACAGACTTTCTTTAGCAAAAGAAATGGGTGCTGATTTAGCGCTAAACCCACAAGAAAATAACGTAGTAGAAGAAGTAATGAAAAACACTCAAAATCAAGGTGTTGATGTACTTTTAGAAATGGCTGGACACAACACAGCTATAAATGATGGACTCAAAGCTTTAAAAGGTGGCGGATGGGTTTCTTTCCTTGGTATCCCAGGAGGGCAAACCCAGATTGATTTAGCTGATGGTATAATTTTCAAAGGTGCTAAAGCTTACGGTATAAACGGGCGATTAATGTACGATACTTGGTATAAGATGCACAAATTACTTAAAGGTGGCTTAATTGAAGATTTAGAACCACTTATTACTCACAAGTTTTCTTTAGACGAGTATGAAAAGGCTTTTGAGTTAGCAAAACAAGGGAATACTGGAAAGATCATTCTTTATCCTTAATTATTAATTAAAAGAGAGGTGTCTATCATGTCATCAAATAAGCATTTAGATTTTATTGAGAATGATTTAAATGAACTTAAAGAAAAAGGTCTTTACAAAAACATAAAGACAATTGAAAGTCCACAAGGTGCATGGGTAAATATTAAAGGAAAAAAAGTTTTAAATTTCTGTTCTAATAACTACTTAGGAATGGCTAACCATCCAAGGGTAACCGATGCAGCTAAAAATGCTATAAAAGACTATGGTGTAGGACCTGGTGCTGTAAGAACTATTGCAGGTGATATGGACATACATCAAAAACTAGAAAAAAAGTTAGCTGAGTTCAAAGGTGTAGAAGCTGCACTTTCAGTCCAGTCAGGGTTTAAAGCGAACCTTTCTGCCATTCCTTCTCTTGTTGGCAAAGGAGACACTATAATTAGTGATGCATTAAACCACGCTAGTATTATTGATGGTAGTAGGTTGAGTAGAGCAGAAATTAAAGTTTATTCTCATAACGATGTAAATGAATTAGAAGAAATTTTAAAACAAAATCCACCGGGCAAAAAGCTAATCATCACAGACGGTGTTTTCAGTATGGATGGTGACATTGCTCCACTACCTGAAATTGTCGAACTAGCAGAAAAATATGGAGCTATGACTTTAGTTGATGACGCTCACGGTGAAGGTGTGCTTGGTGATAGTGGAAAAGGTATTGTAGATCATTTTGGTCTTCATGGTAGAGTAGATGTTGAAGTTGGTACTTTTTCAAAGGCATTAGGAGTAATGGGCGGTTGTATAGCAGGAAGTAAACAAATAGTAGAGTATATCAAACAAAAAGCTAGACCTTTTACTTTCAGTTCTGCTCTAACTGTGCCTGATACCGCTGCAACCCTAGAGGCAATTAACATCCTATCTGAAAGTGATGAATTAGTTCTTAAACTTTGGGATAATGCTGAATACTTCAAACAGGGTGTAAGGGATCTTGGTTTAGACACTGGTGGTTCAGAAACACCTATCACTCCTGTAATGATCGGAGATGCAAAAGATGCAACTACTTTCAGTGAACGCTTATTCAAAGAAGATGTCTTTGCTCAAGCAATTGGTTTTCCATTAGTACCTCAGGGTCAAGCACGTATAAGAGCAATGATTTCAGCTGCACATAGCAAAGAGGATTTAGATTTCGCTCTTGATAAGTTCGCAAAGGTAGGTAAAGAAATGAATTTAATTTAAACATTAACCCTCTTCATTTACTGAAGAGGGTTAATGAATTTCAATTTCTAATATTTCACTGAGATTTTCACCAGGGGCACCAAAATAGTATGTGATTTCGTCATTTTTAGAGATTGAACCGATTATTTCTTTAAAATCATTAGAAAAGCTTATAGCACCAGTTAGTAAACCTATGTCTGTTTGGTTATCATGAATTATTACAACCATCTTTCCATTTTGTTTCTCAATATCAGTTAATTCTGTTACAAAATATATTTCTTTTCCTTCTATCTCAA
Protein-coding regions in this window:
- a CDS encoding ABC1 kinase family protein; translation: MFKRRIRQLNRYREIVATFTKHGFGFLIEELGLHHMLSLPGRLLKDNKPQEPKPVGVRLRYAFEELGPTFIKLGQLLSTRPDIFPEHIIRELDKLQDHVDAFTYDYVKEIIEQEFETSIDNIFKNVNYKPLAAASIGQVHTAQLKSGHEAVVKIQRPGITSIVETDLEILSDLVSLAELRFQFVSQYNLKEIVQEFSTSIRKELNYTLEARNTVKFKNIFKDNKDIYIPEIYWDYTTKRVITMELVNGTKLKNVMKESTNHDKKTVAKKLTESFLEQVFMEGFFHGDPHPGNFIIKNNGSIAFTDFGIVGQLTPEMKNRFASLMISVIRQDVDGIVKNIMKIGFLPDDVNINRLKRDVMIVRDKYYHLPLKQMSLGEAIEDFFDLAFRHKIQIPSDLTLLGKTFLTLEGVVKELDSDISIVEIAEPFGHKMVKDKFSPENIWDSLTNNIKDYGEMMFELPGEIRELMSVLKKGKGTLEIKVPQFDTLLKKLDRIGNRLAFSIVLLAFSIIMSGLIIGSSVSDRASVIWQVPAVEVGFIIAMFMFLWLLFSIFRSGRF
- the tdh gene encoding L-threonine 3-dehydrogenase; translated protein: MKTTMKALVKANRGEGAELREVPIPSPKEDEVLVKVTATAICGTDIHIYKWDNWSDGRIKPPLTFGHEFCGEIVETGSKVTDLEVGTRVTAEGHFVCGSCYFCKTGQAHICEDVEIIGVDTEGCFAEYLVVPRENVWVLDPKIPEDVAAIHDPLGNAVHATLIDEIVGNDVLITGCGPIGLASIAVAKKAGASQVIVTDINSYRLSLAKEMGADLALNPQENNVVEEVMKNTQNQGVDVLLEMAGHNTAINDGLKALKGGGWVSFLGIPGGQTQIDLADGIIFKGAKAYGINGRLMYDTWYKMHKLLKGGLIEDLEPLITHKFSLDEYEKAFELAKQGNTGKIILYP
- a CDS encoding glycine C-acetyltransferase, with translation MSSNKHLDFIENDLNELKEKGLYKNIKTIESPQGAWVNIKGKKVLNFCSNNYLGMANHPRVTDAAKNAIKDYGVGPGAVRTIAGDMDIHQKLEKKLAEFKGVEAALSVQSGFKANLSAIPSLVGKGDTIISDALNHASIIDGSRLSRAEIKVYSHNDVNELEEILKQNPPGKKLIITDGVFSMDGDIAPLPEIVELAEKYGAMTLVDDAHGEGVLGDSGKGIVDHFGLHGRVDVEVGTFSKALGVMGGCIAGSKQIVEYIKQKARPFTFSSALTVPDTAATLEAINILSESDELVLKLWDNAEYFKQGVRDLGLDTGGSETPITPVMIGDAKDATTFSERLFKEDVFAQAIGFPLVPQGQARIRAMISAAHSKEDLDFALDKFAKVGKEMNLI
- a CDS encoding phasin family protein; the protein is MKNLVKKSFAFGLGLAITSKEQIETMVDDLVKKGEVAPEESKRVIDQMLERGEDERERLMHMIKEQVQQNLRELDTASRDEVEEIKSRLSLLEKKVDKIEYQRNKDDSEE
- a CDS encoding HD-GYP domain-containing protein — encoded protein: MIGEFTISLFDISMSLTDAMDLVSPNVVDHHKKVSYISLNIGKEYGLDDNRLEELVLAGLLHDSGALSDKERIDNLRFELEKPHRHAEVGFQLLKDLPYFKDIAKMIRYHHVPWNQQNQYSNNDILIESQILHLADRLSVLIEDDSNVLTQKDKIISLINKEKGGLFDPKLVDALESLAIKEYFWLDITHPALGERLLLKNSDNYNYELGIDELMEVSKSFRRIIDLSSSFTATHSDGVAITAKNIASRVGFSDFECKMMEIAGYLHDLGKLAIPNKVLDKPGKLDEDEFDLMKNHTYYTFRSLERVPELSVINTWASLHHERLDGKGYPFHYCERNLPLGSKIMAVADVFTAITEERPYRTGMSKDKVIKILKEMSETKKLDQYIVDIVIKDFDYFDQIRKKAQQQDENIMI